A single region of the Podospora pseudopauciseta strain CBS 411.78 chromosome 1, whole genome shotgun sequence genome encodes:
- the GOS1 gene encoding protein transport protein gos1 (EggNog:ENOG503NV2S; COG:U; BUSCO:EOG09265AL8) — MATTAGQGWTQLRQQARALETQTETYLHTYSQFSSQSNIPPKPTEEERSTEAKLQELLEKRDNVIFQLTRLLDSEPTLSSSSLKQNNLSLLRDKFADHRRDLSRLRSTLQRARDRANLLGSVREDISAYRAANPAAAEADYMLDERGRIDNSIGVADGVLSQAYAVQDSFLAQRETLASINRRITHAASQVPGINTLIGRISTKKKRDGIIMGGFIAFCFLVFWFMM, encoded by the exons ATGGCGACAACAGCAGGCCAGGGCTGGACCCAATTACGGCAACAAGCCAGGGCGCTGGAAACACAG ACAGAAACATACCTCCACACATACTCCCAATTTTCGTCACAATCCAACATCCCACCAAAGCCgacagaagaagagaggagtaCCGAGGCGAAACTCCAGGAGCTGCTTGAGAAG CGCGACAACGTCATCTTCCAACTCACCCGCCTCCTCGACTCAGAACCAACActatcatcctcctccctaaaacaaaacaacctctcccttctcCGCGACAAGTTCGCCGACCACCGCCGTGACCTCTCCCGCCTCCGGTCAACCCTCCAACGAGCCCGCGATCGCGCAAACCTGCTGGGTTCAGTCCGGGAAGATATTTCTGCCTATCGTGCCGCGAACCCTGCCGCGGCGGAAGCAGACTACATGCTTGACGAGCGAGGGAGGATAGACAACTCGATTGGTGTGGCGGATGGTGTGCTCAGCCAGGCGTACGCAGTGCAGGACAGCTTTTTGGCGCAGAGGGAGACGCTGGCGAGTATTAATCGGCGGATCACGCATGCGGCGAGCCAGGTGCCGGGGATTAATACGTTGATTGGGAGGATTTcgaccaagaagaagagggatgGGATTATCATGGGGGGGTTTATcgctttttgctttttggtgttttggttcATGATGTGA
- the RPL6 gene encoding 60S ribosomal protein L6 (COG:J; EggNog:ENOG503NYQG) has translation MSAPTTKTFGKSTRSVPAPAEKAQKWYPAEDEAKPRQVRKTIRPWTPRQTLVPGTVLILLAGRFRGKRVVLLKTLDQGVLLVTGPFKINGVPLRRVNSRYVIATSYKVDLTGLDEAKIEEVAKPKYFTADKAQQKAGEEAFFKQGEKPQKKEVTSSRAADQKAIDKALIANIKKVDLLASYLASSFSLRKGDKPHEMKW, from the exons ATGTCGGCTCCCACGACGAAGACCTTTGGCAAGTCCACTCGGTCGGTGCCTGCGCCGGCTGAGAAGGCCCAGAAATGGTACCCTGCTGAGGATGAGGCCAAGCCGCGTCAG GTCCGCAAGACCATCCGCCCCTGGACTCCCCGCCAGACTCTCGTCCCCGGTACCGTCCTGATCCTCCTCGCTGGTCGCTTCCGTGGCAAGCGCGTCGTCCTGCTCAAGACCCTCGACCAGGGTGTTCTGCTCGTTACCGGCCCCTTCAAGATCAACGGTGTTCCCCTTCGCCGCGTCAACTCCAGATATGTCATCGCCACATCATACAAGGTTGACCTTACCGGTCTCGATGAggccaagattgaggaggttgcCAAGCCCAAGTACTTCACCGCCGACAAGGCTCAGCAGAAGGCTGGCGAGGAGGCTTTCTTCAAGCAGGGAGAGAAGCCCCAG aagaaggaggttaCCAGCAGTCGGGCGGCTGACCAGAAGGCCATCGACAAGGCCTTGAtcgccaacatcaagaagGTTGACCTTCTTGCCAGCTACCTCGCCTCCTCTTTCAGCCTTCGCAAGGGCGACAAGCCCCATGAGATGAAGTGGTAG
- the rpl35 gene encoding 60S ribosomal protein L35, L29 (BUSCO:EOG09265FTY; EggNog:ENOG503P3ZG; COG:J) produces the protein MSSGKVKAGQLWSKNKDELTKQLGELKTELGQLRIQKIVSSGTKLTKIHDLRKSIARVLTIINAKQRAQLRLFYKNKKYLPLDLRAKQTRAIRRRLSPEDASRTLEKTKKRQTHFPQRKFAVKA, from the exons ATG TCTTccggcaaggtcaaggctgGCCAATTATGGTCTAAGAACAAGGACGAGCTCACCAAGCAGCTCGGTGAGCTCAAGACGGAGTTGGGCCAGCTTCGCATCCAGAAGATCGTTTCTTCCGGCACCAAGCTTACCAAGAT CCACGATCTCCGCAAGTCGATTGCCCGCGTTCTGACCATCATTAATGCCAAGCAACGCGCTCAGCTCCGCCTCTTctacaagaacaagaagtACCTCCCCCTCGACCTCCGCGCCAAGCAGACTCGTGCCATCCGCCGCCGTCTTTCTCCCGAGGACGCCTCCAGAACTCTtgagaagaccaagaagcgCCAGACTCACTTCCCCCAGCGGAAGTTCGCCGTCAAG GCTTAA